The nucleotide sequence GCTAATGGCCACTGTGCATGCATTAATTGTCATTAAACCACCCTTACTGCTATGCGATGACAACCATTGAACATATAACCTTTAGGGTTCCACTGTGGCTGCACTACTGGCTGTGATACACCATTAGAATCTGTGGCGCGTGCCCAAATTTCATAGTAGCCCGCTTGTGGCAAGTCTAAATCGATATCCCACTGCTGCCATGCGGTATGGTTAGCAGGCTTAGTTAAATTGGCTTTCTTCCAAGTGGCGCCGTAATCGTAACTCACTTGCATATCAACCACTTCTTGCATACCTGCCCACGCATGGCCGCGTACTTGTAAGCGTTTGCCTAACTTAGCTTCAGTGCCGGTTTGCGGATGGGTGATGATGGATTTAACAATCATTTCTTGAATGACGTTAAAATCTTTATCAGCCACTTCTTCGCCTGGTGCAATCGGGTATTTAGGCACGCTGTAAGCTGGGGTTTTCATTTTTGAGCCGTCATGCACCTTGTTACGAATGCTAATGCCGGTGGCGGCTTTATTAGAAACTGATGCTGGACGCCCGCCAAACACTATGCGCAGTGGATAGCCATGCATGTAAGGAATATCAGCGCCATTCATTGACCAAGCAATCAGGGCATCATCATTCAGCGCAGCCGCAATCGGCACGCCGCGTGAAATGGCCTCACCTTTGCCACTTAAATGTAAGTCAGCGCTATGATGGCCGGTATAGACGGCATCAGGCTTAACGCCGCAATCATTTAACACATCGCGCACTAA is from Shewanella sp. SNU WT4 and encodes:
- a CDS encoding molybdopterin-dependent oxidoreductase — translated: MAIDRRTFLKGALATSVGAMLPINWVYAANRPLGLVPLDIASLTWSRADQLPSYFKLLNTNPVNAYPPEFMLDPVNTPADVAFIRWNGQLPDFAKINPKTWTFSVDGESCETPKTYTIDELKSKFKAHTLKLTLECGGNSRSEFFPNTKGNQWNNSAVFCSEWTGVLVRDVLNDCGVKPDAVYTGHHSADLHLSGKGEAISRGVPIAAALNDDALIAWSMNGADIPYMHGYPLRIVFGGRPASVSNKAATGISIRNKVHDGSKMKTPAYSVPKYPIAPGEEVADKDFNVIQEMIVKSIITHPQTGTEAKLGKRLQVRGHAWAGMQEVVDMQVSYDYGATWKKANLTKPANHTAWQQWDIDLDLPQAGYYEIWARATDSNGVSQPVVQPQWNPKGYMFNGCHRIAVRVV